A genomic stretch from Streptosporangiales bacterium includes:
- a CDS encoding nicotinamide-nucleotide amidohydrolase family protein, producing MAGTSAAPAGNRAVIDRPTRVLAALRLNDATVAIAESLTGGLVGMQLTAVPGASDAFRGGVIAYATDVKASVLGVDAGLLEREGAVHPEVAGQMATGVRSLLGATYGLALTGVAGPDPQDGKAPGTLHVAVDGPAGLTVDSPAITATDRAGIRDEAARVAFDLLLAVVR from the coding sequence GTGGCGGGCACTTCGGCTGCGCCGGCAGGCAACCGAGCAGTGATCGACCGTCCCACCCGCGTGCTCGCGGCGCTCCGGTTGAACGACGCCACCGTGGCCATCGCGGAGTCGTTGACCGGTGGCCTCGTCGGCATGCAGTTGACCGCCGTTCCCGGTGCCTCCGATGCGTTCCGCGGCGGCGTGATCGCGTACGCGACCGACGTCAAGGCGTCCGTGCTCGGCGTCGACGCCGGCCTGCTCGAGCGGGAGGGCGCGGTCCATCCCGAGGTGGCCGGGCAGATGGCCACGGGCGTGCGGTCGCTGCTGGGCGCGACCTACGGGCTCGCGCTCACCGGGGTCGCCGGCCCCGACCCGCAGGACGGCAAGGCACCGGGCACCCTGCACGTCGCCGTCGACGGGCCGGCCGGGCTCACGGTCGACTCGCCCGCGATCACGGCCACCGACCGGGCGGGAATACGCGACGAGGCCGCCCGCGTTGCCTTTGATCTGCTCCTCGCGGTTGTTCGCTGA
- a CDS encoding sigma-70 family RNA polymerase sigma factor — protein MSDTGGDGGRSAAKHARREEALAAAEMADAPSDAALLDAVRDGDAEAFDAVYRRHIEAARRLARVLTRDHAEADDLVAESFARLLTTLKSGGGPESAVRAYVLTTMRRVHIDRGRAGTKVEPVEDVADYERPQADDDPAVSKLDQAYAARAFAGLPERWQAVLWHTEVEGESAAQVAPLLGLNPNAVSAIAYRARERLRQLYLQQHLAAVEGKECRWVTERLGAYVRDKLANRESGRVREHLDECDACRIVYLDLVEVNSGFRFLLAPIVLGTAATPYLAAAGKAGVFLGFLPGFWGWLRKTTRNPATGVAVAVVLALCLGVTAWATVGADLFDRDEPQAQPTAQGSGGGTGQPGTSTQQPPTSEPSASTSKVATTKSPSEEPTDEPSSAEPSREPTSRPVESEPSEPTAEPTTSRPRPTSSEPKPPTEPTEPKPPPPPASTPAPVPPPDDPPRGLCLRLPILQVCLGGSGRTSQSPTDEIDGRTDRTGVGRP, from the coding sequence ATGAGCGACACAGGTGGGGATGGCGGGCGCTCTGCCGCGAAGCATGCGCGGCGGGAAGAAGCGCTGGCCGCAGCGGAGATGGCAGACGCCCCGAGCGACGCGGCGCTGCTCGATGCCGTCCGCGACGGCGACGCCGAGGCGTTCGACGCCGTGTACCGGCGACACATCGAGGCCGCCAGGCGACTGGCCCGGGTGCTCACCCGTGACCATGCCGAGGCCGACGACCTCGTCGCCGAGTCGTTCGCCCGCCTGCTCACCACGTTGAAGTCCGGCGGCGGCCCCGAGTCGGCCGTCCGCGCCTACGTCCTGACGACGATGCGCCGCGTCCACATCGACCGCGGCCGTGCGGGCACCAAGGTCGAGCCCGTCGAGGACGTCGCCGACTACGAACGCCCCCAGGCCGACGACGACCCGGCCGTCAGCAAGCTCGACCAGGCGTACGCCGCCCGCGCCTTCGCCGGCCTGCCCGAGCGCTGGCAGGCGGTGCTCTGGCACACCGAGGTCGAGGGCGAGTCGGCCGCCCAGGTCGCGCCGCTCCTCGGGCTCAACCCCAACGCCGTGTCCGCGATCGCCTACCGCGCCAGGGAGCGGCTGCGGCAGCTCTACCTCCAGCAGCACCTTGCCGCGGTCGAGGGCAAGGAGTGCCGTTGGGTCACCGAGCGGCTCGGCGCGTACGTCAGGGACAAGCTGGCCAACCGCGAGAGCGGACGGGTCCGTGAGCACCTCGACGAGTGCGACGCGTGCCGGATCGTCTACCTCGACCTCGTCGAGGTCAACTCCGGCTTCCGCTTCCTGCTCGCGCCGATCGTGCTGGGCACCGCGGCCACGCCGTACCTCGCGGCCGCCGGCAAGGCGGGGGTGTTCCTCGGCTTCCTGCCCGGCTTCTGGGGCTGGCTGCGCAAGACCACCCGCAACCCGGCCACCGGCGTCGCGGTCGCCGTCGTCCTGGCGCTGTGCCTGGGCGTGACCGCCTGGGCGACCGTCGGCGCCGACCTGTTCGACCGCGACGAGCCCCAGGCGCAGCCCACGGCGCAGGGGTCGGGCGGCGGCACCGGCCAGCCGGGGACGAGTACGCAGCAGCCGCCGACGAGCGAGCCGAGCGCGAGCACGTCCAAGGTGGCGACGACGAAGTCGCCGTCGGAGGAGCCGACCGACGAGCCCAGCTCCGCGGAGCCGTCGAGGGAGCCGACGAGCCGTCCCGTCGAGTCCGAGCCCTCGGAGCCCACCGCCGAGCCGACCACGAGCAGGCCACGGCCGACCTCGTCGGAACCCAAGCCGCCGACCGAACCGACGGAGCCCAAGCCGCCACCGCCACCAGCCTCGACGCCGGCGCCGGTGCCGCCTCCGGACGACCCGCCTCGCGGACTCTGCCTGCGGCTGCCGATCCTGCAGGTCTGCCTCGGCGGATCGGGGCGCACGAGCCAGTCACCGACCGACGAGATCGACGGACGTACCGACCGGACCGGGGTCGGCCGGCCCTGA
- a CDS encoding helix-turn-helix domain-containing protein produces MLLRQIIGDVLRQHRMRQGRTLREVSSSARVSLGYLSEVERGQKEASSELLAAICFALGVRLSEVLRDTSSLLALEETPVAEVPGAIAGTGAPQAPFASVAA; encoded by the coding sequence ATGCTGCTTCGCCAGATAATCGGAGACGTGCTGCGCCAGCACCGGATGCGTCAAGGCCGCACCCTCCGCGAGGTGTCGAGTTCCGCGCGCGTGTCCCTCGGGTACCTCTCCGAGGTCGAGCGCGGCCAGAAGGAAGCGTCCTCCGAGCTGCTCGCGGCCATCTGCTTCGCGCTGGGGGTGCGCCTGTCCGAGGTGCTCCGTGACACCAGCTCCCTGCTGGCGCTCGAGGAGACCCCCGTCGCCGAGGTCCCGGGTGCCATCGCAGGCACCGGTGCCCCGCAGGCACCGTTCGCCAGCGTCGCCGCGTAG
- the rimO gene encoding 30S ribosomal protein S12 methylthiotransferase RimO has product MPDRRVALITLGCARNEVDSEELAGRLEDGGWSLVDDTAGADAVLVNTCGFVEAAKQESIDTLLAAADESDDAPRVVAVGCLAERYGKDLAAELPEAAVLSFDDYPDIAVRLDDILAGRTPAAHTPQDRRRLLPITPVDRQGSGTVVPGHRSVADRDTEVGLAGRLGGPRTLRRRLGSGPIAPLKIASGCDRRCAFCAIPSFRGAFVSRRPEDLLDEAAWLAGEGVRELVLVSENSTSYGKDLGDVRLLERLLGELAGVDGIERVRVSYLQPAEMRPTLIDVMTSTDGLAPYFDLSFQHASGRVLRRMRRFGDGEQFLDLLARIRAGAPLAGARTNVIVGFPGETEHDVELLEQFLSAARLDAIGVFGYSDEDGTEAVGYDEKLPQEVVDERVERLAGLVDELVAQRAEERVGDEIDVLVESTDGSVAEGCAAHQGPEVDGMTTVSLSQDRRRQSAPSAPARVGDIVRARVVGSEGVDLTADAAGGVRAEAP; this is encoded by the coding sequence GTGCCTGACCGACGCGTAGCCCTGATCACGCTCGGCTGTGCCCGCAACGAGGTCGACTCCGAGGAGCTCGCCGGCCGCCTGGAGGACGGCGGCTGGTCGCTGGTCGACGACACCGCGGGCGCGGACGCCGTACTCGTGAACACCTGTGGATTCGTCGAGGCGGCGAAGCAGGAGTCCATCGACACCCTTCTCGCGGCCGCCGACGAGTCCGACGACGCTCCCCGGGTGGTGGCGGTCGGCTGCCTCGCGGAGCGGTACGGCAAGGACCTCGCGGCGGAGCTGCCCGAGGCGGCCGTGCTGAGCTTCGACGACTATCCGGACATCGCGGTCCGACTCGACGACATCCTCGCGGGACGTACGCCCGCCGCGCACACGCCGCAGGACCGGCGCAGGCTGCTGCCCATCACGCCGGTCGACCGCCAGGGCTCCGGCACCGTCGTGCCCGGGCACCGGTCGGTCGCCGACCGCGACACCGAGGTCGGTCTCGCCGGCCGGCTCGGCGGTCCGCGCACCCTGCGCCGGCGGCTCGGCTCCGGCCCCATCGCCCCGCTGAAGATCGCCTCCGGATGCGACCGGCGCTGCGCGTTCTGCGCGATCCCGTCGTTCCGCGGCGCCTTCGTCTCACGCCGGCCCGAGGACCTGCTCGACGAGGCGGCCTGGCTCGCCGGCGAGGGTGTGCGCGAGCTCGTCCTGGTCAGCGAGAACTCCACCTCGTACGGCAAGGACCTCGGCGACGTCAGGCTGCTCGAGCGGCTACTCGGCGAGCTGGCCGGTGTCGACGGCATCGAGCGCGTCCGGGTGAGCTACCTGCAGCCCGCGGAGATGCGGCCGACGCTCATCGACGTGATGACCTCCACCGACGGCCTCGCCCCCTACTTCGACCTGTCGTTCCAGCACGCCAGCGGTCGCGTGCTGCGGCGGATGAGGCGGTTCGGCGACGGTGAGCAGTTCCTCGACCTGCTGGCACGCATCCGCGCGGGAGCGCCACTCGCCGGTGCCCGCACCAACGTCATCGTGGGGTTCCCCGGGGAGACCGAGCACGACGTCGAGTTGCTCGAACAGTTCCTCTCCGCCGCGCGTCTCGACGCCATCGGCGTGTTCGGCTACTCCGACGAGGACGGCACGGAGGCCGTGGGCTACGACGAGAAGCTGCCGCAGGAGGTCGTCGACGAACGCGTCGAGCGCCTCGCGGGGCTCGTCGACGAGCTCGTGGCCCAGCGGGCCGAGGAGCGTGTCGGCGACGAGATCGACGTGCTCGTCGAGTCGACCGACGGATCGGTCGCCGAGGGCTGCGCCGCACACCAGGGACCCGAGGTGGATGGCATGACAACAGTCAGCCTGTCGCAAGACCGCCGGAGGCAGTCAGCACCGAGCGCCCCCGCACGGGTCGGTGACATCGTGCGCGCCCGGGTCGTCGGCAGCGAGGGCGTCGACCTCACGGCCGACGCCGCCGGCGGAGTCCGGGCGGAGGCCCCGTGA
- the pgsA gene encoding CDP-diacylglycerol--glycerol-3-phosphate 3-phosphatidyltransferase, which produces MSPANADPLEGRPEPARPVPIVNLANAVTVLRILLVPVFGWMLLQPGMGWRLGALVVFLLASFTDHLDGELARRRDLITDFGKIADPIADKALMGMALVGLSLIGELWWWVTIVIMVREVGVTLLRFWVIRHGVIAASKGGKLKTVLQIVAIALFILPLEWLGLDIGRWVVMGGAVVVTVATGVDYLWRALRLRRQATEQ; this is translated from the coding sequence GTGAGTCCCGCGAACGCCGACCCGCTCGAGGGTCGCCCCGAGCCGGCCAGGCCCGTCCCGATCGTCAACCTGGCCAACGCGGTGACGGTCCTGCGCATCCTGCTCGTGCCCGTGTTCGGCTGGATGCTGCTGCAGCCCGGCATGGGGTGGCGCCTCGGAGCCCTGGTGGTCTTCCTGCTGGCGTCGTTCACCGACCACCTTGACGGCGAGCTCGCCAGGCGCCGCGATCTGATCACCGACTTCGGCAAGATCGCCGACCCGATCGCCGACAAGGCGCTGATGGGCATGGCGCTCGTCGGTCTCTCGCTCATCGGCGAGCTGTGGTGGTGGGTGACCATCGTGATCATGGTGCGCGAGGTCGGTGTGACGCTGCTGCGGTTCTGGGTGATCCGGCACGGCGTGATCGCGGCGAGCAAGGGCGGCAAGCTCAAGACCGTCCTGCAGATCGTGGCGATCGCCCTGTTCATCCTGCCGCTGGAGTGGCTCGGCCTCGACATCGGCAGGTGGGTCGTGATGGGCGGCGCCGTCGTCGTCACGGTCGCGACCGGCGTCGACTACCTGTGGCGGGCACTTCGGCTGCGCCGGCAGGCAACCGAGCAGTGA
- a CDS encoding DNA glycosylase: MPEGDTVWLSARRMHDAFAGRGLVRSDFRVPRHATADLTGRTVEEVLARGKHMLTRVEGDVTLHTHFRMDGSWHLHPPGTRWRRPGHQARIVLANEEWEAVGFSLHDVRLVRRSAEERLVGHLGPDLLGPDWDLAEAVRRLRAAPHRDVGLALLDQRNLAGIGNLYRTEVLFLHGTSPWTSVGDVVDLDRLVSRARDLLLLNRDDWPQVTTGDSRRGQHHWVFERAGRPCRRCGATIRTARQGNAPDDRVTYWCPSCQQGPAATNRS; encoded by the coding sequence ATGCCCGAGGGCGACACCGTCTGGCTCTCCGCGCGGCGAATGCACGACGCCTTCGCCGGCCGCGGACTCGTGCGCTCCGACTTCCGTGTGCCGCGGCACGCGACCGCCGACCTGACCGGCAGGACGGTCGAGGAGGTCCTCGCGCGCGGCAAGCACATGCTGACCAGGGTCGAGGGCGACGTCACGCTGCACACCCACTTCCGGATGGACGGGAGCTGGCACCTGCACCCTCCTGGCACCCGCTGGCGGCGTCCCGGCCACCAGGCCAGGATCGTGCTGGCGAACGAGGAGTGGGAGGCCGTCGGTTTCTCGTTGCACGACGTCAGGCTCGTCCGGCGCAGCGCGGAGGAACGCCTCGTCGGCCACCTGGGGCCCGACCTGCTCGGGCCCGACTGGGACCTCGCCGAGGCCGTGCGCCGGCTACGCGCCGCACCGCACAGGGACGTCGGCCTCGCCCTGCTCGACCAGCGCAACCTGGCCGGCATCGGGAACTTGTACCGCACCGAGGTCCTGTTCCTGCACGGCACCTCGCCGTGGACGTCCGTCGGCGACGTGGTCGACCTCGACCGGCTGGTCTCGCGTGCCCGCGATCTGCTGCTGCTCAACCGGGACGACTGGCCACAGGTCACGACCGGCGACTCACGGCGGGGCCAGCACCACTGGGTCTTCGAGCGTGCGGGACGTCCGTGTCGGCGGTGCGGCGCGACGATCCGTACGGCACGGCAGGGTAACGCCCCCGACGACCGCGTGACGTACTGGTGTCCGTCGTGCCAACAGGGCCCCGCGGCAACGAACCGTTCCTAG
- a CDS encoding ferritin-like domain-containing protein, translating into MAFDIDPGVHGFTRVAYEDLDYDAFARRPLRNPTLRALRYMFDVERHTICYLRDLLITPTHKDATATAFLTRWTYENFWHSEGVASVLRAHGITIDNALIQRMRSSLGWRDSMAPVYRSMLANVIGDDITAVHMTWGAINEWSTQVAYDRILEVDDHPVLATLLGRVREQRAQHSAFYEDQAKSRLARSARARRISRLALRTLWGPLGSSIHPRQETALVFGYLLGGETGNGRIAQIDGRIAALPGMAGLSVLRTGLGRYGVGPEAGRGPSLVERLRVAPSPRSWRQAGL; encoded by the coding sequence ATGGCCTTCGATATCGATCCCGGCGTGCACGGCTTCACCCGCGTCGCGTACGAGGATCTCGACTACGACGCGTTCGCGAGACGCCCGCTGCGCAACCCGACGCTGCGCGCCCTGCGCTACATGTTCGACGTCGAACGCCACACCATCTGCTACCTGCGCGACCTGCTGATCACCCCGACGCACAAAGACGCGACGGCGACGGCGTTCCTCACCCGGTGGACGTACGAGAACTTCTGGCACAGCGAGGGCGTGGCCAGCGTCCTGCGCGCGCACGGCATCACGATCGACAACGCGCTCATCCAGCGCATGCGCTCGTCGCTCGGCTGGCGCGACAGCATGGCGCCCGTCTACCGCTCGATGCTGGCGAACGTGATCGGTGACGACATCACCGCGGTGCACATGACCTGGGGAGCGATCAACGAGTGGTCGACCCAGGTCGCGTACGACCGCATCCTCGAGGTCGACGACCATCCCGTGCTGGCCACCCTGCTCGGTCGGGTGCGTGAGCAGCGCGCCCAGCACTCGGCGTTCTACGAGGACCAGGCGAAGTCCCGGCTCGCCCGCTCCGCGCGGGCCCGCCGGATCTCGCGGCTCGCACTCAGGACCCTGTGGGGGCCGCTCGGCTCGAGCATCCACCCCCGGCAGGAGACGGCGCTGGTGTTCGGCTACCTGCTGGGCGGTGAGACGGGCAACGGTCGCATCGCGCAGATCGACGGTCGGATCGCCGCACTCCCCGGCATGGCCGGGCTCTCCGTCCTGCGCACCGGCCTGGGTCGTTACGGGGTCGGCCCCGAGGCCGGCCGCGGCCCGTCGCTCGTCGAGCGCCTGCGGGTGGCCCCGTCCCCCCGCTCCTGGCGGCAGGCCGGGCTCTAG